From Bacillus basilensis, a single genomic window includes:
- the brnQ gene encoding branched-chain amino acid transport system II carrier protein yields the protein MNTVSKKHIFFTGLMLFSLFFGAGNLIFPPMLGQNAGENFWPAMIGFLLTGVGLPLLTVIAISLSGNGMQQLASHVHPLFGIFFTVVVYIAIGPSMGIPRVANVAFEMGVSSFLPETIRSSNLALFLYTVIFFAIVFWLSLNPSKLVDRIGNILTPILLLSIFLLFVKSVFTPLGQSGPAMQEYQTSPIFKGFMEGYLTMDTISALAFGIIVVNAIRSKGVKDRKSIAIATAKAGLIAATGLVLVYGALGWLGATSVSLGYAKNGGQLLTVIVQQLFGPYGLLLLALIVTLACLTTCVGLVSACSQYFSTLFTKFSYKMFASIICALGLLVANLGLTKIIAISVPILLVVYPIAIVLVLLSLLHKYFGGYRSVYVGALIGAAVVSVFDGLKQGGISISYITPYFEFIPLYNEGIGWLIPASAGALISFTIAKLSGAKRVPLLTESHEVKAS from the coding sequence ATGAACACTGTATCAAAAAAACATATTTTTTTCACAGGTCTTATGCTATTTTCTTTATTTTTTGGGGCAGGTAATTTAATTTTCCCTCCCATGCTTGGACAAAATGCAGGTGAAAACTTTTGGCCGGCAATGATTGGATTTTTACTAACAGGAGTCGGTTTACCATTATTAACTGTTATTGCAATTTCTTTATCAGGAAACGGTATGCAACAACTAGCAAGTCATGTTCATCCATTATTCGGAATATTCTTTACGGTAGTTGTATACATTGCAATCGGTCCTTCGATGGGAATTCCACGCGTTGCAAATGTCGCTTTTGAAATGGGCGTTAGTTCTTTCTTACCAGAAACAATTCGCTCTAGTAACCTAGCACTATTTTTATACACGGTCATCTTCTTTGCTATCGTATTTTGGCTTAGTTTAAATCCATCTAAACTTGTCGATCGCATTGGAAATATATTAACACCTATTTTATTACTCTCTATTTTCTTATTATTTGTTAAAAGTGTATTTACACCACTTGGGCAATCCGGACCAGCAATGCAAGAGTATCAAACTTCTCCAATCTTCAAAGGCTTTATGGAAGGATACTTAACGATGGATACCATTTCAGCACTTGCATTTGGAATTATCGTTGTAAATGCCATTCGCTCTAAAGGTGTGAAAGATCGTAAGTCCATTGCCATCGCAACAGCGAAAGCAGGACTTATTGCCGCTACCGGTCTCGTACTTGTATATGGTGCACTTGGCTGGCTCGGTGCAACTAGCGTCTCACTCGGATACGCAAAGAATGGGGGACAACTACTTACTGTAATCGTACAACAATTATTCGGTCCATACGGCTTACTTCTACTAGCTCTGATTGTTACACTCGCTTGCTTAACGACATGTGTTGGACTCGTATCTGCATGTAGTCAATATTTCTCAACATTATTTACAAAATTTTCATACAAAATGTTTGCAAGTATCATTTGCGCTTTAGGGTTACTAGTTGCTAACTTAGGTTTAACAAAAATCATTGCCATCTCTGTTCCAATTTTACTTGTTGTATATCCAATTGCAATCGTACTCGTTCTACTATCGTTACTGCATAAATACTTTGGCGGATATCGCTCTGTTTATGTAGGTGCTTTAATTGGTGCAGCCGTAGTGAGCGTATTTGATGGATTAAAACAAGGTGGTATTTCAATTTCATATATCACACCATATTTTGAATTTATCCCTTTATATAATGAAGGAATTGGCTGGCTAATACCAGCATCAGCCGGAGCTCTTATCAGCTTTACAATCGCTAAGCTAAGCGGTGCGAAAAGAGTACCCTTACTTACCGAATCTCATGAAGTAAAAGCATCCTAA
- a CDS encoding class I SAM-dependent methyltransferase yields MSINFHDANNKYTYAQRNAHISWGEMIKSITNIQNKQIIDIGCGGGIYTKELALMGAKSIVGFDFSKEILQAAKENCSGFSNISFIHGDAHSIPYPNDTFDIVISRAVIHHLQDIPTFLREASRILKKNGVLIVQDRTIEDCTIPGSPEHIRGYFFSTFPKLIEIEAKRRPKTTTIQQELQKYFLHVFPTQTQWEVRKIHDSVEALLQDLSPRTGRSILYELTDHELSQLLQQVQTALQNTSPIIERDRWTIWSAMKL; encoded by the coding sequence ATGTCCATTAATTTTCACGATGCAAATAATAAATACACATACGCACAGCGAAACGCCCATATTTCTTGGGGGGAAATGATAAAAAGCATTACAAATATACAAAACAAGCAAATAATTGATATCGGCTGTGGTGGCGGGATTTATACGAAAGAACTTGCTCTTATGGGAGCAAAAAGTATTGTTGGGTTTGATTTTTCAAAAGAAATATTACAGGCTGCAAAAGAAAATTGTAGCGGATTTTCAAACATTTCATTCATTCACGGTGATGCACATAGCATTCCATATCCTAACGATACATTCGACATTGTTATTTCGCGCGCAGTTATTCATCATTTACAAGACATTCCTACATTTCTACGTGAAGCTTCTCGTATATTAAAGAAAAACGGTGTACTTATTGTACAAGACCGAACTATTGAAGATTGTACAATTCCTGGAAGCCCCGAACACATCCGTGGATATTTTTTCTCTACCTTTCCAAAGCTCATTGAAATAGAAGCAAAAAGACGTCCAAAAACCACCACGATACAACAAGAATTACAAAAATATTTTCTTCACGTGTTCCCCACTCAAACACAATGGGAAGTACGAAAAATACATGATTCTGTAGAAGCATTGCTACAAGATTTATCACCTCGAACAGGTCGATCCATTCTATACGAATTAACAGATCACGAACTTTCTCAACTTCTACAACAAGTACAGACTGCATTACAAAACACCTCTCCTATTATCGAAAGAGATCGGTGGACAATTTGGAGCGCCATGAAATTGTAA
- a CDS encoding site-2 protease family protein produces the protein MKNNKKGLWGIIVAMGLFLLSKLKWVFAIFKLAKFSTVFSMFLSLGAYAVLYGWKFGVALIYLLFVHEMGHLWAARRKGIPTSPAIFIPFMGALIGMKEMPKNAKDEAYIAYMGPLFGLLSFLPAIPLYMITKEPFWALIILLGSMINFFNLIPVSPLDGGRIISVVSTKIWGAGLVLLLGYSIYFKSILGGFIFIIGCMELYRVIKRDEPIKGLGYRIDGMKEYVARLEEELKETGAVHRNIYMMQHEINVLRQKEREKELKTGEFQKIEVLEYLLPKFEPLDYVPYEDEKETHTIHIREAFEMSERKLKEWETEKRQQENYYKVDMKTKWTVFACYIGLMAILGYTAYEGYIVLQEHLPTRNV, from the coding sequence ATGAAAAATAATAAAAAAGGATTATGGGGAATTATTGTTGCAATGGGGCTATTTTTACTTTCTAAGTTAAAGTGGGTATTTGCAATTTTTAAATTAGCAAAGTTTTCAACGGTATTTAGTATGTTTCTATCGCTTGGAGCATACGCGGTTCTTTATGGTTGGAAATTTGGTGTAGCACTCATTTATTTGTTGTTTGTTCATGAAATGGGCCATTTATGGGCGGCAAGAAGAAAAGGAATACCAACATCGCCTGCAATCTTTATCCCGTTTATGGGGGCTCTTATTGGAATGAAAGAGATGCCGAAAAATGCAAAAGATGAAGCGTATATTGCCTATATGGGACCTCTTTTTGGATTACTTTCATTTTTACCAGCTATTCCGCTTTACATGATAACGAAAGAGCCATTTTGGGCGCTCATTATTTTACTTGGAAGCATGATTAATTTCTTTAATTTAATTCCAGTTTCTCCGTTAGATGGAGGACGGATTATTTCGGTTGTAAGTACGAAAATTTGGGGAGCAGGGCTTGTTTTGCTACTTGGCTATTCAATTTATTTTAAAAGTATTTTGGGAGGATTTATTTTTATTATCGGCTGTATGGAATTGTATAGAGTAATAAAAAGAGATGAGCCAATTAAGGGATTAGGATATAGAATTGATGGAATGAAAGAATATGTTGCGAGGCTTGAAGAGGAATTAAAAGAAACTGGTGCAGTACATCGAAATATATATATGATGCAACATGAAATAAATGTATTAAGGCAAAAAGAAAGAGAGAAAGAATTAAAAACAGGAGAATTTCAAAAGATTGAAGTGTTAGAGTATCTTTTACCAAAGTTTGAGCCACTGGATTACGTCCCATATGAAGATGAAAAAGAAACACATACAATTCATATAAGAGAAGCATTTGAAATGTCAGAAAGAAAATTAAAGGAATGGGAGACAGAAAAGAGACAACAGGAAAACTATTATAAAGTGGATATGAAAACAAAATGGACAGTATTTGCTTGTTATATCGGATTAATGGCTATACTCGGTTACACAGCTTATGAAGGATATATTGTTTTACAAGAACATTTGCCAACGAGAAATGTATAG
- the hmpA gene encoding NO-inducible flavohemoprotein — MLSEKTIEIVKSTVPLLQEKGVEITTRFYQILFSEHPELLNIFNHTNQKKGRQQQALANAVYAAATYIDNLEVIIPVVKQIGHKHRSLGIKAEHYPIVGTCLLRAIKEVAGAPDEVLNAWGEAYGVIADAFISIEAEMYEEAAHKEGGWKDFRNFVVVKKVKESDVITSFYLKPEDGGKVSSFIPGQYVTIQINIEGETYTHNRQYSLSDAPGKEYYRISVKKEKGVDTPDGKVSNYLHDQVEEGDMLPVSAPAGDFVLNMDSTLPVVLISGGVGITPMMSMLNTLIEQDSKRNVYFVHAALNSNTHAMKEHVEAVDNEYEQVKAYTCYSAPTEKDLEMKNFDKEGFIEREWLQTIIPTIEAEFYFCGPVAFMKHINASLTDLGVKQEHIHYEFFGPAASLQ; from the coding sequence ATGTTAAGTGAAAAAACAATTGAAATCGTAAAGTCAACAGTACCATTATTACAAGAAAAAGGCGTTGAAATTACAACGAGATTTTATCAAATTTTATTTTCGGAACATCCGGAGTTATTGAATATTTTCAACCATACGAATCAGAAAAAAGGAAGACAACAACAAGCGTTAGCGAATGCTGTTTATGCAGCTGCAACTTACATTGATAATTTAGAAGTTATTATTCCAGTTGTAAAACAAATAGGTCATAAGCATAGAAGTTTAGGTATTAAAGCGGAACATTATCCAATTGTAGGTACATGTTTACTACGTGCAATTAAAGAGGTCGCAGGTGCACCTGATGAAGTTTTAAACGCATGGGGAGAAGCTTATGGTGTCATTGCTGATGCATTCATTAGCATTGAAGCAGAGATGTATGAGGAAGCTGCGCATAAAGAAGGCGGATGGAAAGATTTCCGTAACTTTGTAGTTGTTAAAAAAGTGAAGGAAAGCGATGTTATTACGTCATTTTATTTAAAACCTGAAGATGGAGGGAAAGTTTCTTCATTCATCCCAGGACAATATGTAACGATTCAAATAAATATTGAAGGCGAAACATATACACATAATCGTCAATATAGCTTATCGGATGCTCCTGGAAAAGAATATTATCGTATTAGTGTAAAGAAAGAAAAAGGTGTAGATACACCGGACGGTAAAGTATCTAACTACTTACATGATCAGGTAGAAGAAGGAGATATGTTACCAGTAAGTGCACCAGCAGGAGATTTCGTATTAAATATGGATTCAACATTACCAGTTGTACTAATTAGTGGTGGAGTAGGTATTACACCAATGATGAGTATGCTAAATACGTTAATTGAACAAGACTCAAAACGTAATGTATATTTTGTTCATGCAGCGCTAAATAGTAATACACATGCAATGAAAGAACACGTTGAGGCAGTAGATAATGAATACGAACAAGTTAAAGCATATACTTGTTATTCTGCACCAACTGAAAAAGATTTGGAAATGAAGAACTTTGATAAAGAAGGTTTCATTGAAAGAGAATGGTTACAAACTATTATTCCGACAATTGAAGCAGAGTTTTATTTCTGTGGTCCAGTAGCATTTATGAAGCATATAAATGCTTCACTAACTGATTTAGGTGTGAAACAAGAGCATATTCATTATGAATTT